In Desulfurococcaceae archaeon MEX13E-LK6-19, the genomic window TGGATTGAATAATACATCGATAACCGCTAAAGGCGCATTGATTCCAGTAATGGTGGTCATGAACCCCTTATATCTTGTTATATTCTTGACTCCTTTCAGGTAAATCTCCGAGGAGACAGGGTGTCCATACAAGTCTATAGTACCATTAGCAAGAGCTTTTACCGACTCATTCTCAGGCACTTCCTTAATGACGATTTTCTTTGAATAACCAATATATTCACGAAAGCCATCAAACAAGACTTCTTCTTGGCCATGCTTTAAACACGTTGCAGGAATAGATGATGCAACCACAAGAAGCATAAATACTATAGCGATGATTCTGGTCTTAAACACTCCCGTAAACCACCCAGGTAAAATGTTTATGCTAAATAGTATTTATTGATAACTTGTACATAGTATTAATACTTTTTAGTTAAATAAATAGACATAAGCTTTTCTGTTAAGGTATTTACGCTATCTCTTAAACATATCTTAATTCCTTCGCAAACCCAATTACTTAAAACTTATAGTTTTGAAGTACTCGCCTGGAGGGATAGTGATGCTCTGGAGAGCTTTCTTGTTTCCAAGGTATAGGTTGGTGTCTCTTCCCACTCCTCTTGAGAAGACCGTGCGTTTAGGAAAGGAGCTTGGCATTGATCTTTATGTTAAACGCGATGATGTAATGGAGCTTGCTCTCGGCGGTAACAAGGTTAGGAAACTAGAGTTTATTCTTGGCGACGCATTGTCCAAGGGATGCGATGTCCTTGTGACAAGAGGTGCCTTCCATTCTAACCACGTGAGACTTACTGCTGCAGCAGCTAGGAAGGCTGGGCTTGACGTATACCTCGTGCTAACGCCGCCTGGGGAGCCCGTGTTCCAAGGGAATGTTCTCTTGGATAGATTGTTTGGAGCAAAAATACTTTATGCAAGTAGTTACGATGAAGCCGATGAGCTTATGGAGAAAATTGCTGGTGAACTAAGGAGTAGGGGCAAGAAACCATACGTTATCCCAGGCGGCGGAGCATCACCGCATGGAGTACTGGGTTATGTGACAGCTTCTCTCGAAATAATCCAGCAACTCCACGAGCTCGGCAGGAAGCCTGACTACATAGTTCATGCCACTGGTACTGGTGCCACACAAGCAGGCCTCATACTTGGACTAAAACTCCTAGGGCTAGATGACGTAGAGGTTATCGGTATTAGTGTTAGTAGGAAAGCTAGTGAAGTGAAGGAAAGGGTTTCCAAACTAGCCAGCGAGACTGCCAAGCTGTTGAAGGCTGACATATCTGTTGAGCCCGAGGATGTTACTGTGTTCGACGATTATGTTCTCGGTGGCTATGGTGTGACTCCAAGAGAGATAATCAAGTTCATAGTCACTATAGCTAGAAGAGAGGGGCTGTTACTCGACCCTGTTTACACCGGGAAGGCAATGTATGGTCTCGTAGACCTTGTGGAGAAAGGATACATAAAGAAGAACAGTACTGTTGTGTTCATACATACTGGTGGTACACCGATACTATTC contains:
- a CDS encoding D-cysteine desulfhydrase family protein, with translation MSLPTPLEKTVRLGKELGIDLYVKRDDVMELALGGNKVRKLEFILGDALSKGCDVLVTRGAFHSNHVRLTAAAARKAGLDVYLVLTPPGEPVFQGNVLLDRLFGAKILYASSYDEADELMEKIAGELRSRGKKPYVIPGGGASPHGVLGYVTASLEIIQQLHELGRKPDYIVHATGTGATQAGLILGLKLLGLDDVEVIGISVSRKASEVKERVSKLASETAKLLKADISVEPEDVTVFDDYVLGGYGVTPREIIKFIVTIARREGLLLDPVYTGKAMYGLVDLVEKGYIKKNSTVVFIHTGGTPILFQLSSVIEEYLRTETS